In Malania oleifera isolate guangnan ecotype guangnan chromosome 8, ASM2987363v1, whole genome shotgun sequence, a single window of DNA contains:
- the LOC131162317 gene encoding ent-kaurene oxidase, chloroplastic — protein MEIIRGIIKEVQGRPAAASMALGGLMLVLFFLKGFIMISYQKKRSTKLPTVPAIPGLPFIGNLLQLKEKKPYKTFTKWAETYGPIYSIRAGASTLVVINSIDVAKEAMVTRFSSISTRKLSNAIKILSFDKCMVAISDYNDFHKMVKKFILTSVLGPNAQKRHRCHRDTMIDNLSCHLQDHIQRFPLQPVNLRKIFEFELFGLALKEAVGRDVDSVYVEEIGATLSRDEIFKILVDDPMEGAIEVDWRDFFPYLKWVPNRSMEEKIRRMDFRRVAVMNAIIREQEKRIASGQRTDCYLDFLLSEAKTLTEKQIAILVWEAIIETSDTTLVTTEWAMYELAKDQDRQDRLHREIQNLCGSNTITEENLPQLPYLGAVFHETIRKYSPAPVIPLRYAHEDTQLGGYHIPTGTEIAINIYGCNMDKRHWENPEEWMPERFLDKKYDQSDLHKTMAFGGGKRVCAGALQAITIACTAIARFVQEFEWKLEAGGEENVSTVGLTTRKLHPLQVILKPRD, from the exons ATGGAGATAATTAGAGGCATAATAAAAGAAGTTCAGGGCCGGCCCGCTGCGGCCTCCATGGCTTTGGGGGGTCTCATGCTGGTGCTGTTCTTCTTGAAGGGATTCATCATGATCTCATATCAAAAGAAGAGATCTACCAAACTTCCCACTGTTCCAG CCATTCCAGGGCTGCCCTTCATAGGGAACTTACTGCAGCTGAAAGAGAAGAAGCCATACAAAACATTTACAAAGTGGGCAGAGACATATGGGCCAATCTACTCCATCAGAGCTGGCGCTTCCACTCTTGTTGTCATCAACTCCATCGACGTTGCCAAagag GCCATGGTGACTAGATTTTCATCCATCTCAACTAGAAAGCTATCAAATGCAATTAAGATCCTTAGTTTTGACAAGTGCATGGTTGCAATAAGTGACTACAATGACTTCCATAAGATGGTAAAAAAATTTATACTCACAAGTGTTTTGGGACCAAATGCACAG AAACGACACCGCTGCCACAGAGACACCATGATAGATAACCTCTCATGCCACTTGCAAGACCACATACAACGATTCCCTCTTCAGCCCGTGAATCTCAGAAAAATTTTTGAGTTTGAACTTTTTGGACTCGCATTAAAGGAA GCAGTGGGAAGGGATGTGGATTCCGTTTATGTTGAGGAGATTGGTGCTACTTTGTCAAGAGATGAGATATTTAAAATTCTAGTGGATGACCCAATGGAGGGTGCAATTGAGGTGGATTGGAGAGACTTCTTTCCATATCTAAAATGGGTTCCTAATAGAAGCATGGAAGAGAAAATACGGCGAATGGATTTCCGAAGGGTAGCAGTGATGAATGCTATAATTAGGGAGCAGGAGAAAAGAATTGCATCTGGACAG AGAACGGATTGCTATCTTGACTTCTTATTATCTGAGGCAAAAACACTCACGGAAAAACAGATTGCCATATTGGTTTGGGAAGCAATCATTGAGACATCAGATACTACTTTGGTCACAACAGAATGGGCGATGTATGAACTTGCTAAGGATCAAGATCGACAG GATCGTCTCCATCGGGAAATTCAAAACTTGTGTGGATCGAATACGATTACTGAGGAAAACTTGCCTCAACTTCCGTACCTGGGTGCTGTTTTCCATGAAACTATAAGAAAGTATAGCCCTGCTCCAGTAATTCCCCTGCGGTATGCGCATGAAGATACTCAACTAGGAGGATACCATATTCCTACTGGAACTGAG ATTGCCATAAACATCTATGGGTGCAACATGGACAAGCGACACTGGGAAAACCCAGAAGAGTGGATGCCTGAAAGATTTCTTGACAAGAAATATGACCAGTCGGATTTGCATAAGACCATGGCCTTTGGAGGGGGAAAGAGGGTATGTGCTGGTGCTCTTCAAGCAATAACCATTGCTTGCACTGCAATTGCTAGATTCGTGCAAGAGTTTGAGTGGAAACTTGAGGCTGGGGGGGAAGAAAATGTGAGCACAGTTGGGCTCACGACTCGCAAACTTCACCCACTCCAAGTGATTCTAAAGCCACGAGACTGA